Proteins from a single region of Apium graveolens cultivar Ventura chromosome 7, ASM990537v1, whole genome shotgun sequence:
- the LOC141675004 gene encoding diphthamide biosynthesis protein 3-like, translating to MSYDDVEIEDMEWNAELEAYTYPCPCGDLFQITKEDLKLGEEIARCPSCSLFITVIYNMEDFAGNNDRNNNLPPQPLAVA from the coding sequence ATGTCGTACGACGACGTGGAGATCGAAGACATGGAGTGGAACGCAGAGCTGGAAGCATACACATATCCCTGTCCCTGCGGCGACTTGTTTCAAATCACAAAAGAAGATCTCAAACTCGGCGAAGAGATCGCTCGCTGCCCTAGCTGCTCTCTTTTCATCACCGTCATTTATAATATGGAAGATTTCGCCGGAAATAATGACCGCAACAATAATCTCCCCCCGCAGCCTCTTGCGGTTGCGTAA